A single window of Chloracidobacterium sp. DNA harbors:
- a CDS encoding pantoate--beta-alanine ligase yields MEIINRRQRMFSIARMLRRESKTVAFVPTMGALHEGHLTLVREARAAADVVIVSIFVNPTQFTDPGDLERYPRDLTADAALLAEFEVDYIFAPELHEIYPAGFSTYVTVEGLTDSLEGTSRPGHFRGVSTVVTILFNTVRPDMAFFGQKDAQQVAVIKRLSRDLGFETEIIVIPTVRESSGLAMSSRNELLLPEERQRAVIIIEALREAKVAFKKGERNASSLAQIVSRRIATESLARLDYVAIVDRDSLQPVEKIGDSETLIAVAVEIGRVRLLDNVLLNRKQ; encoded by the coding sequence ATGGAGATCATCAATCGTCGTCAACGAATGTTCTCGATCGCCCGAATGCTCAGACGTGAGTCTAAGACAGTGGCGTTTGTGCCCACGATGGGGGCACTGCACGAAGGACATCTCACACTTGTACGCGAAGCACGGGCCGCCGCAGATGTGGTGATCGTTTCGATATTTGTAAACCCGACCCAATTTACCGATCCGGGTGATCTAGAACGGTATCCGCGCGACCTTACGGCCGACGCAGCATTGCTCGCCGAATTTGAAGTTGATTACATATTTGCTCCGGAACTTCACGAGATCTATCCAGCCGGATTTTCGACTTACGTAACCGTCGAGGGATTGACGGACTCCCTTGAAGGAACTTCGCGGCCTGGCCATTTTCGCGGAGTTTCAACTGTTGTGACGATCCTATTCAACACCGTTCGGCCTGATATGGCGTTTTTTGGCCAAAAGGACGCTCAACAAGTCGCAGTGATAAAACGGCTTTCGCGAGACCTTGGATTTGAGACCGAGATCATCGTAATCCCGACCGTGCGGGAATCGTCAGGTCTTGCGATGTCGTCCCGCAATGAACTCCTGCTCCCGGAAGAACGGCAAAGGGCAGTTATCATTATCGAGGCACTCCGCGAAGCAAAAGTCGCATTCAAAAAGGGCGAACGAAATGCGTCATCACTAGCTCAAATTGTAAGTAGGAGAATCGCAACCGAATCGCTTGCCCGGTTAGACTATGTCGCCATCGTTGACCGTGATTCCCTGCAACCAGTTGAAAAGATTGGGGATAGCGAGACACTGATCGCGGTTGCCGTCGAAATTGGCCGAGTGCGATTGCTCGACAACGTTCTTCTTAATCGAAAGCAGTAG
- a CDS encoding TlpA family protein disulfide reductase, which yields MNTLRGFITITAITMAFALSTLGQTVLTKLDGTRVDVESQGGKIVVLAIGASWLPLSDKQAEYTNSLAKRYAGKNVVFYFVVTDSTNPRSKNFASNETVAKFAADRKLTMNVLRDSDGLLTTKSFKIEQVPSFVILNKNGDSTTEPFGGIDPKYDLTGPISRAIDRLL from the coding sequence ATGAATACACTAAGAGGTTTCATCACAATTACGGCAATTACGATGGCTTTCGCGTTAAGCACGCTCGGTCAGACGGTACTCACGAAACTAGATGGCACCCGCGTCGATGTCGAATCGCAAGGCGGCAAGATCGTGGTTTTGGCGATCGGGGCAAGTTGGCTACCGCTTTCGGATAAACAGGCGGAATATACCAATTCATTAGCGAAGCGGTACGCGGGCAAGAATGTAGTTTTCTATTTCGTTGTCACAGATTCGACAAATCCTCGGTCAAAAAATTTTGCCAGTAACGAGACTGTTGCTAAATTTGCCGCCGATCGTAAACTGACGATGAACGTACTTCGTGACTCGGACGGACTGCTCACGACTAAAAGTTTTAAGATCGAACAAGTCCCGTCATTTGTGATCTTAAACAAAAACGGCGACTCGACGACCGAACCCTTCGGCGGCATTGACCCTAAATACGATTTGACAGGTCCGATCTCGAGGGCGATCGATAGATTGCTCTAA
- the maf gene encoding septum formation protein Maf — protein MIELPELILASGSPRRTEILTSVGWKFIKHPADIDETELAGELPQDYVRRLAIEKAEVVAAEYPGSIVLGADTTVVIHGQIIGKPVDMADARRMLSMLAGNWHEVLTGVAICESGETRSAVDSTRVKFAPMTDSEVEFLATMGEPMDKAGAYAVQAQAALFIEAIDGDYWNVVGLPVKTVYDLVMKKPGN, from the coding sequence ATGATCGAATTACCCGAATTGATCCTCGCCTCAGGAAGCCCGAGGCGAACTGAAATACTAACATCTGTTGGCTGGAAATTTATTAAGCACCCAGCGGATATTGATGAGACGGAGCTTGCGGGCGAACTGCCGCAAGACTATGTTCGCCGCCTGGCGATCGAAAAAGCTGAGGTCGTGGCCGCCGAATATCCTGGGTCGATCGTACTTGGGGCGGATACCACAGTTGTCATTCACGGTCAGATCATCGGAAAGCCCGTCGATATGGCAGATGCCCGGCGAATGCTGTCGATGTTAGCCGGTAATTGGCACGAGGTGCTTACCGGGGTGGCAATTTGTGAAAGCGGTGAAACTCGTTCGGCGGTGGACTCGACAAGGGTAAAGTTTGCACCAATGACGGATAGTGAAGTCGAGTTTTTGGCAACCATGGGCGAACCGATGGACAAGGCCGGAGCATATGCTGTTCAGGCTCAGGCAGCGTTATTTATCGAGGCGATCGACGGCGATTATTGGAACGTCGTCGGTCTGCCGGTCAAAACCGTATATGATCTGGTAATGAAAAAGCCCGGCAACTGA
- a CDS encoding DUF721 domain-containing protein translates to MEQLFGALPAVLEQIDVDPSVRGVIVLAAWRRICGELIRERTAPIGFAGHRLVIGVEDKTWQRHLEDLSPQMVGRLNSALGDGSVRFIEFVIDASAVAAVRERTAASDEIDSAAEIDPRLRSAAEAIGDPGLRESFLKTAAVYLARQRKESSGS, encoded by the coding sequence ATGGAGCAGTTATTTGGCGCATTGCCCGCAGTTTTGGAACAGATCGATGTTGATCCGTCCGTTCGGGGAGTCATCGTCCTTGCAGCGTGGCGTCGCATATGCGGTGAACTGATCAGGGAGCGCACCGCACCCATTGGGTTCGCGGGACATCGACTCGTTATCGGGGTCGAAGATAAAACGTGGCAGCGGCATCTCGAAGACCTTTCACCGCAGATGGTCGGCAGGCTTAACTCGGCTCTCGGCGACGGAAGTGTTCGCTTCATAGAATTTGTTATCGATGCTTCAGCGGTAGCGGCTGTTCGCGAGCGAACTGCGGCATCTGACGAAATTGATTCTGCCGCCGAGATCGACCCACGGCTGCGATCGGCCGCCGAAGCGATCGGCGACCCAGGTCTGAGAGAGTCGTTTCTAAAAACTGCGGCCGTGTATCTGGCCCGGCAACGAAAAGAGAGTTCAGGATCTTGA
- the gatC gene encoding Asp-tRNA(Asn)/Glu-tRNA(Gln) amidotransferase subunit GatC, with product MDVRKIAKLAHLEISDEEVAIYTPQMSDIVKYIEQLNELDTDSVEPMLGGLTLEGATTETIRADIPTGSLGQEAALAEAPSAVSGHFQVPKVL from the coding sequence ATGGACGTACGAAAGATTGCAAAACTAGCACATCTAGAGATATCTGACGAAGAAGTGGCGATCTACACGCCGCAAATGTCAGATATCGTTAAGTACATTGAGCAGCTCAACGAGCTTGATACAGATTCGGTCGAGCCGATGTTGGGCGGACTGACGCTTGAGGGGGCAACAACGGAAACCATCCGAGCGGACATTCCTACCGGATCGCTTGGTCAGGAGGCCGCTCTTGCCGAAGCCCCGTCCGCCGTCTCGGGCCATTTTCAAGTGCCAAAGGTGTTGTAG
- a CDS encoding DUF3828 domain-containing protein — protein sequence MIVSILAVICLINAGCSIPTLETSDCTVARESVKRFYSFHFGNDLTPSPENLTMRKDFLTPEYYQRLTNSVESKTDVFTLTDNYPKAFRVGECRSADAGKAIVQVLLFWHTDDQNVQKQINVELTRAGDKWLVENVSK from the coding sequence ATGATCGTGTCAATTTTGGCCGTGATCTGTCTTATAAATGCGGGCTGCAGTATCCCGACCCTTGAAACGTCAGATTGCACAGTTGCAAGGGAGAGCGTAAAACGATTCTATTCGTTCCACTTCGGTAATGATTTAACCCCTTCGCCTGAAAATCTAACGATGCGAAAGGATTTCTTGACTCCGGAATACTACCAACGGTTGACCAATTCGGTCGAAAGTAAAACCGACGTCTTTACGCTCACCGATAATTATCCGAAAGCGTTTCGCGTCGGCGAATGCAGGTCGGCTGACGCCGGAAAAGCAATTGTGCAGGTCTTGTTGTTTTGGCATACCGACGATCAAAATGTGCAAAAGCAGATCAACGTGGAATTGACCCGCGCCGGGGACAAATGGCTTGTCGAAAACGTATCTAAATAA